In Portunus trituberculatus isolate SZX2019 chromosome 46, ASM1759143v1, whole genome shotgun sequence, a single window of DNA contains:
- the LOC123519969 gene encoding hemocyanin subunit 2-like: protein MGGGASASINSQHVIQQSLSGTTATMKLLVLCALVSAAAAWPNFSMAADSSGGASDTQKQHDVNSILWKVYEEIRDPHLKQHSQTFDPLSGHYDDDGVSAKRLMKELNDQRLLEQNHWFSLFNTRQRQEALMLYDVLEHSTDWETFAGNAAFFRARMNEGEFVYAIYAAVIHSPLTQHVVLPPLYEVTPHLFTNSEVIQEAYKAKMTQTAAKIRSHFTGSKSNPEQRVAYFGEDIGMNTHHVTWHLEFPFWWDDSHESHHISRKGESFFWVHHQLTVRFDAERLSNYLDPVDELHWDDMIHEGFAPHTMYKYGGYFPSRPDNVHFEDVDGVARVRDMLILESRIRDAIAHGYFTGRDGSVISIRDAHGIDILGDVIESSTYSPNPEYYGSLHNTAHIMLGRQGDPHGKFALPPGVLEHFETATRDPAFFRLHKYMDNIFREHKDSLTPYTKEELEFPGISVDSITISNRLETHFEDFEYSLINAVDDTTEIEDVPIKAIVSRLTHNDFKVDVGITNNNDHEVMATVRVFAWPKYDNNHVEFPFNEGRWNAIELAKFWTKLGRGSNTITRDSTHTGVTVPDVPSFQTLIDMTDEALGSGSALHLEDYESGLGLPNRFLLPKGKTEGMDFHVVVFVSDGAKDAAVDGLHESTTFNHYGCHDGTYPDNQPHGYPLDRRVDDERIITGVSNFKAVDVKVYHVEEN, encoded by the exons ATGGGGGGAGGCGCTTCAGCGAGTATAAATAGTCAGCATGTCATCCAACAGTCACTGTCAGGCACAACAGCAACCATGAAGCTCTTAGTCCTCTGTGCTCTGGTGTCGGCGGCCGCCGCTTGGCCCAACTTCAGCATGGCGGCCGACTCTTCTGGAG GAGCTTCTGACACCCAGAAGCAGCACGATGTCAACAGCATCCTCTGGAAGGTCTACGAAGAAATCCGCGATCCCCATCTGAAGCAGCATTCGCAGACCTTCGATCCTCTGTCCGGCCACTATGACGACGATGGTGTTTCCGCCAAGCGGCTCATGAAGGAACTCAACGACCAGCGCCTGCTGGAGCAGAACCACTGGTTCTCGCTCTTCAACACCCGCCAGCGGCAGGAGGCTCTCATGCTCTACGACGTGCTCGAACACTCCACAGACTGGGAAACCTTCGCTGGCAACGCTGCCTTCTTCCGTGCTCGCATGAACGAGGGCGAGTTTGTCTACGCCATTTACGCTGCCGTCATACACTCTCCTCTGACACAACACGTGGTGCTGCCGCCTCTCTATGAGGTTACTCCTCACCTCTTCACCAACAGCGAGGTCATTCAAGAAGCATACAAGGCCAAGATGACACAGACTGCCGCAAAGATCAGGTCCCACTTCACCGGAAGTAAGAGCAACCCAGAGCAGCGCGTGGCCTACTTCGGCGAGGACATCGGCATGAACACTCACCACGTCACCTGGCATTTGGAATTCCCCTTCTGGTGGGACGACTCCCACGAAAGCCACCACATTAGTCGCAAGGGTGAGAGCTTCTTCTGGGTCCATCATCAGCTTACTGTTCGCTTCGACGCTGAGCGTCTCTCGAACTACTTGGACCCCGTCGATGAACTCCACTGGGACGACATGATCCACGAGGGCTTCGCTCCCCACACTATGTACAAGTACGGCGGTTACTTCCCCTCACGACCAGACAATGTCCACTTCGAGGACGTGGACGGTGTGGCCCGCGTGCGCGACATGTTGATCCTGGAGAGCCGCATCAGGGATGCCATCGCTCACGGCTATTTCACCGGTAGGGATGGGTCTGTCATCAGCATCAGAGACGCTCATGGCATCGACATCCTTGGTGACGTGATTGAGTCCTCCACTTACAGCCCCAACCCTGAGTACTACGGCTCCCTGCACAACACTGCTCATATCATGCTTGGCCGTCAGGGCGACCCTCACGGCAAGTTTGCCCTCCCTCCCGGTGTCCTGGAGCACTTTGAGACCGCCACGCGCGATCCTGCTTTCTTCCGCCTCCACAAGTACATGGATAACATCTTCAGGGAGCACAAGGACAGTCTTACCCCCTACACCAAGGAGGAACTCGAGTTCCCTGGAATCTCTGTCGATAGTATCACCATAAGCAATCGCCTTGAGACCCACTTCGAAGACTTCGAATACAGCCTCATCAATGCCGTTGACGACACTACTGAGATTGAAGACGTGCCCATCAAGGCAATTGTTTCTCGCCTTACGCATAATGATTTCAAAGTAGACGTTGGCATCACTAACAACAACGACCATGAGGTAATGGCAACTGTTCGTGTCTTCGCTTGGCCAAAGTACGACAACAACCATGTTGAGTTCCCATTCAACGAGGGACGCTGGAATGCCATTGAACTTGCCAAATTCTGGACTAAGT TGGGCCGCGGATCCAACACAATCACACGCGACAGTACGCATACAGGGGTGACAGTTCCTGATGTGCCCAGCTTCCAGACTCTGATAGACATGACTGATGAAGCACTTGGCTCAGGCTCAGCACTCCACCTCGAAGATTATGAAAGCGGCCTTGGACTGCCCAACAGGTTCCTCCTCCCTAAAGGCAAGACTGAGGGCATGGATTTCCATGTAGTGGTCTTCGTCTCTGACGGCGCCAAGGACGCAGCTGTCGATGGCCTGCATGAGAGCACTACCTTCAACCATTATGGCTGCCACGATGGCACATACCCCGACAATCAGCCACATGGTTACCCGCTAGACCGCCGCGTCGATGACGAGCGCATCATCACTGGCGTCTCAAACTTCAAAGCTGTGGACGTCAAGGTGTACCATGTCGAAGAAAACTAA